TAACGCCAAGCATTCGCCCAAATCAGGCAGGGTCATTCATTTTGGCGCAGCGGGAGGGATTCGAACCCTCGTGCGATTGCTCGCAAACTGATTTCGAAGGATAAACAGAATCCCATACCGCCACATCGAGCCGTTCTAGGTCAATTAAAATGTGTTGTTTTGCTCAAAAGTCGCACCTTTTTCTCTGATGCAGAGGAATATTCATGTAGCATCAAAACGAGTGAGGGCACCATTTGGGCACCATAAGCATCAACCAAAAATCAGCCGTTCTAGTTGTTGATATACTTGGGTATCCGGTGTTATTAATGGTGTAATTGTGTCACGAATAATTGCTTCACCATTATTTCCACACGCTGTAAGTCCAAGCAACTTTTTGATGTTGGTTACTATATCGTTGCTAGCAGATTTAATATCATCCGTGGCATTTCCTCGACTAATGCTAGCATTTATCGCCTGTTGCTTTATTGTAAGGGCACTATTTTCCAACTCTGCTTTCCCAACTGTAGCGCACCATTTTTTGATTATTTCATCGTCCAGTAAATAGGATTCAAGGTGACGCCTATCCAGCACCTTAATTCCCTTTTCAGAAAGTTCTTCTACTTCATTTTCACTTCGATCATCTCGATCAATAATTCGAATGACATTGGTGTTCGGGACAATAGCTTGTGTTAGCCCAATTACCTTTAGTTTGTCTTCCTCGATGTCGTTGCAGCCTCCTAATGAGTAGAACACAGTGCTCGGGTGAGTTGTGCTGAAAATATTTGCATAGCACTTTGCATCAAAGTCTTTCCGTTTCCTGCCCCTAGTAGTCCCTTCGCAGAACACTACTGTTTCCGGGGCAAGTAAGGTAGAGTAATTTTCTAAAGTCAAAGATAGAATTCTATTCCACAAATTATGTGAAACGGGAGAAGGCATAATCTGAACTACATCATCAAAATCAAATCCATCAAAATTTAAGAATGCAACACTTCCCGGACATTCGGCTTCAAGTTCTTTGGCTTTATTTAGCATACCAAGTGAATGCGTAGCAATCCATAACTGACCATTTGCTCCGATCAGAGTGTAAAGTTCACCTAAGAGTTTTTCCTGTAATGCTGTATGCATATGGGCCTCTGGCTCGTCGATACAGAAAATGGTGTCTGGATAGTATTTTTGCTTAATGACCAAGTCTAATATCAAATCAAACGCCGCTTTTTCTCCTCCAGAGAGATTTTTATAGGAGTAATTTTTGGAAACCCCTTTGTCAAAAAGGAAGTCGCCATTTTCTGTGGGATTTCCCACACCAGAAAGAGTTAAGTCACCAAAAAGGCGAGTTAGAGATTCTCGAATTTTTCCGATTAATTCATCACGTAGTGTGGCTACCGATTTCTCGTTGTATGATGTATCATATACACATTCAAGCGTCTTAGAAATCAA
This DNA window, taken from Dysosmobacter welbionis, encodes the following:
- a CDS encoding AAA family ATPase — translated: MKLKEIHLKKFKRFTDLTITAIPSSARLVVLVGPNGCGKSSVFDAFKVWQLWKGYTGLPTDQSYCNKTPVGQDGYENSNKLVDLSFYDYDGEDTNKNHSIFYFRTAYRNDPSLAIKGISAVEAPTAIANKNMMIENDQEVAKNYHRLISKTLECVYDTSYNEKSVATLRDELIGKIRESLTRLFGDLTLSGVGNPTENGDFLFDKGVSKNYSYKNLSGGEKAAFDLILDLVIKQKYYPDTIFCIDEPEAHMHTALQEKLLGELYTLIGANGQLWIATHSLGMLNKAKELEAECPGSVAFLNFDGFDFDDVVQIMPSPVSHNLWNRILSLTLENYSTLLAPETVVFCEGTTRGRKRKDFDAKCYANIFSTTHPSTVFYSLGGCNDIEEDKLKVIGLTQAIVPNTNVIRIIDRDDRSENEVEELSEKGIKVLDRRHLESYLLDDEIIKKWCATVGKAELENSALTIKQQAINASISRGNATDDIKSASNDIVTNIKKLLGLTACGNNGEAIIRDTITPLITPDTQVYQQLERLIFG